Proteins from a single region of Ensifer adhaerens:
- a CDS encoding DUF2160 domain-containing protein, protein MTAQPIRKARWQLPFAAVLIVYGAVAGLLMSMLPVKDGARDWFAPLVAGGWMAWSFPSAMFFLTIFALLSMMAVWEYASPGGNPRVGILRFETTRGDRLFVSLLGSAFIHLAWLGFVGGQNLWWALALSLVYAVGVFRYV, encoded by the coding sequence ATGACCGCTCAGCCCATTCGCAAGGCCCGTTGGCAACTGCCCTTCGCCGCCGTTCTGATCGTCTATGGTGCCGTTGCCGGGTTGCTCATGAGCATGCTGCCGGTCAAGGACGGCGCGCGCGACTGGTTCGCGCCGCTGGTCGCCGGTGGCTGGATGGCCTGGTCGTTTCCGTCGGCCATGTTCTTCCTGACCATCTTCGCACTGCTGTCGATGATGGCGGTCTGGGAATATGCCTCGCCGGGCGGCAATCCGCGCGTCGGCATCCTGCGCTTCGAGACGACACGGGGCGATCGCCTTTTCGTGTCGCTGCTCGGCAGCGCCTTCATTCACCTCGCATGGCTCGGCTTCGTCGGCGGGCAGAACCTGTGGTGGGCGCTCGCGCTCTCCCTGGTCTATGCCGTCGGCGTCTTCCGCTACGTCTGA